From bacterium HR34, one genomic window encodes:
- the mfd gene encoding Transcription-repair-coupling factor has protein sequence MANKYEEIVVVSLTPYFLEREAVWFWQNIEKIKENSQKEGFFKENVLVLKKGVSYKLSLLKELLFNFNYELVENITFPGQFSIKGGILQIFPINYESPFIVEFLGDRIGSTYKNEDISIDVEKAKNTIKKLLTNQQIKQELSSLKEGDFLVHIDHGIGVFRGITKMQDINYFVLEYAKGDKLYVPENLKNKLTLYIGFENPRITRLGGSLWLKIKKKAREQAEQIAKKLIKIYASKESITRPKYNSKQADVLQREFDESFEYELTPDQEKAIKDIFNDLENSETPMDRLLCGDVGFGKTEIIMRTAFKVVCHGKQVAILCPTTVLAWQHYKNFCKRFEKFAVNIGLLTRNTNPKDEEKIIKDIKSGKIDIIIGTHKILSNKVEFKNLGMLVVDDEQKFGVLQKERLREKFPALDLLYVSATPIPRTLYLALSNIKKVSFIYTPPPERKDIITHIGEFKKEVMKKAILNELKRGGQVYVLENRIKNLPEIKKFVEEKLGIKERIEVIHSAMPDEKIIEIFNEFQEGKIKILVSTTIIENGIDISNANTLIIRDISRLGLGQAYQLRGRVGRGERQAFAYLFYPKWEKLTEKAKMRIKALKENLALGSGYRIALKDMEIRGAGNILGKEQSGPINKVGLNLYCHMISEASSYLQNENMK, from the coding sequence ATGGCAAATAAATACGAAGAAATTGTTGTTGTTAGTTTGACCCCCTATTTTTTGGAAAGGGAGGCAGTTTGGTTTTGGCAAAATATTGAAAAAATAAAAGAGAACTCTCAAAAAGAAGGGTTTTTCAAGGAAAATGTTTTGGTTTTGAAAAAGGGCGTAAGTTATAAACTTAGTTTGTTAAAAGAGCTTCTTTTTAATTTTAATTATGAACTTGTTGAAAATATTACTTTTCCAGGGCAATTTTCAATTAAAGGCGGTATTTTACAAATTTTTCCTATAAATTATGAAAGCCCTTTCATAGTAGAATTTTTAGGAGACAGGATTGGAAGCACGTACAAAAACGAAGACATCTCAATTGATGTTGAAAAAGCAAAAAATACAATTAAAAAACTTTTAACAAACCAGCAAATAAAACAAGAACTTTCAAGCTTAAAAGAAGGTGATTTTTTGGTGCATATAGATCATGGGATAGGAGTTTTCAGAGGCATAACAAAAATGCAGGACATAAATTATTTTGTTTTGGAATACGCAAAAGGAGATAAATTATATGTTCCTGAAAATTTAAAAAATAAGTTAACTCTTTATATAGGCTTTGAAAACCCAAGAATAACAAGACTTGGAGGTTCTTTGTGGCTGAAGATAAAAAAGAAGGCAAGAGAACAGGCAGAACAAATAGCCAAAAAACTAATAAAAATATATGCAAGTAAAGAATCAATAACTCGGCCAAAATACAACTCAAAACAAGCGGATGTTTTGCAAAGAGAATTTGATGAGTCTTTTGAATATGAGTTAACTCCTGATCAAGAAAAAGCAATTAAAGATATTTTTAACGATCTTGAAAACAGCGAAACACCAATGGACAGGCTTTTGTGCGGAGATGTTGGTTTTGGGAAAACAGAGATAATAATGAGAACTGCCTTTAAAGTGGTCTGTCATGGTAAACAAGTTGCAATTTTATGCCCTACAACAGTATTGGCATGGCAGCATTATAAAAACTTTTGCAAGAGATTTGAAAAATTTGCAGTTAACATCGGCTTGCTGACAAGAAACACAAATCCAAAAGATGAAGAAAAAATTATAAAAGATATTAAAAGCGGCAAAATAGACATAATAATAGGAACACACAAAATTCTTTCTAATAAAGTAGAGTTTAAAAACTTAGGCATGCTGGTTGTAGACGACGAGCAAAAATTCGGCGTCCTGCAAAAAGAAAGGTTAAGAGAAAAATTCCCTGCTTTAGATTTGCTTTATGTTTCAGCCACTCCAATACCAAGAACACTTTATTTAGCGCTTTCTAATATAAAAAAAGTAAGTTTTATTTATACCCCACCGCCTGAAAGAAAAGACATAATAACACATATAGGAGAATTTAAAAAAGAAGTTATGAAAAAAGCAATCTTAAATGAGTTAAAAAGAGGCGGTCAGGTTTATGTTTTGGAAAACAGAATAAAAAATTTGCCAGAGATTAAAAAGTTTGTTGAAGAAAAACTTGGCATAAAAGAAAGAATTGAAGTAATTCACAGCGCGATGCCAGATGAAAAAATTATTGAGATATTTAACGAGTTTCAAGAAGGAAAAATAAAAATTTTGGTTTCAACGACAATAATTGAAAACGGAATAGACATTTCAAACGCTAATACTTTAATAATAAGAGATATTTCAAGGTTGGGTTTGGGGCAGGCGTATCAATTAAGAGGAAGGGTTGGAAGGGGCGAAAGGCAGGCTTTTGCGTATTTGTTTTATCCAAAATGGGAAAAACTTACAGAAAAAGCAAAAATGCGTATAAAAGCGCTTAAAGAAAATTTGGCTTTGGGCTCTGGTTACAGAATAGCATTAAAAGATATGGAAATAAGAGGAGCAGGAAACATTTTAGGAAAAGAGCAATCAGGGCCAATAAACAAGGTTGGGCTAAACTTGTACTGTCACATGATAAGCGAGGCGTCCTCTTACCTGCAAAATGAGAATATGAAATAA
- the egsA gene encoding Glycerol-1-phosphate dehydrogenase [NAD(P)+], which translates to MDKVVLAKTEKEFFNCLNKFSREGRAVFVLDNVLAGNDFFKDKVCCYSKENSIKEVNNIIKDLKNKKFAPQVVFGIGGGRVLDVAKFLAFKLDVDFISCPTALSQDGIYSGVCVLFDGKKRKTVKAKFPEKVLVDMSLIKKSPKKMTFCGIGEVLSKIVVLQDISLAKSRVKAKVNKNKIKKILSTISYLIENFKSQKDENSVKTLLFALVEIGSLMQEDSYYASQSEHEFEKALFGTNLPHGQLVAFGALISAKLYEVHSEKFSKDKLFISPKDMFKITKSLFKIIKGFYNFAKEPLKIIDRQELIKCLKKASLQRPERFNLLNVIDSKKVNWEKVIEKL; encoded by the coding sequence ATGGATAAAGTAGTTTTAGCAAAAACAGAAAAAGAGTTTTTCAATTGTTTAAATAAGTTTTCGCGCGAAGGGCGTGCTGTTTTTGTATTGGATAATGTTTTGGCTGGCAATGATTTTTTCAAAGATAAAGTTTGCTGCTATTCAAAAGAAAACTCCATAAAAGAAGTTAATAATATCATAAAAGATTTAAAGAATAAAAAATTTGCTCCTCAAGTTGTTTTTGGGATTGGCGGTGGCAGGGTGTTGGATGTTGCTAAATTTTTGGCGTTTAAACTTGATGTTGATTTCATAAGCTGTCCCACTGCTTTATCTCAAGATGGTATATATTCTGGTGTTTGTGTTTTGTTTGATGGCAAAAAAAGAAAAACGGTAAAAGCCAAGTTTCCTGAAAAAGTTTTGGTAGATATGAGTTTGATTAAAAAATCTCCTAAAAAAATGACTTTTTGCGGAATTGGAGAAGTTTTATCTAAGATAGTTGTTTTGCAAGACATTTCTTTGGCAAAAAGCAGGGTAAAAGCAAAAGTTAACAAAAACAAAATAAAAAAAATTTTGTCTACAATATCTTACTTAATTGAAAATTTTAAGAGTCAAAAGGATGAAAATAGTGTAAAGACTTTACTGTTTGCGTTGGTCGAGATAGGATCTTTGATGCAGGAAGATTCTTATTATGCGTCCCAATCAGAGCATGAGTTTGAAAAGGCTTTGTTTGGCACAAATTTGCCGCATGGGCAGTTGGTTGCTTTCGGCGCTTTGATATCTGCCAAATTATATGAAGTTCACAGCGAAAAATTTTCAAAAGACAAACTTTTTATAAGTCCAAAAGATATGTTCAAAATAACTAAGTCATTATTTAAAATAATAAAAGGATTTTATAACTTTGCCAAAGAGCCCTTAAAGATAATTGACAGACAAGAATTAATAAAATGCTTAAAAAAGGCAAGTTTGCAAAGGCCAGAAAGGTTTAACTTGCTGAATGTAATTGATTCCAAAAAAGTAAATTGGGAAAAAGTTATAGAAAAGTTATAA
- the pth gene encoding Peptidyl-tRNA hydrolase has product MQKKLIVGLGNWPKEYEHTKHNAGFIAVDELKNHWQLKDFKEEKKFEGYTTKGIINEKEVILLKPKTLMNNSGVAVKEIANFYKILPEDIIVLHDDSDIEFGKVKISKGKSSGGHKGVESIIQKFGTKDFTRIRIGVRSEKEKGKKAEEFVLKNFSAQELKKLKTIIKEIIKEVEKII; this is encoded by the coding sequence ATGCAAAAAAAACTGATAGTAGGGCTTGGCAACTGGCCAAAAGAATACGAACACACAAAGCACAACGCCGGCTTTATTGCTGTTGACGAACTTAAAAACCACTGGCAGTTAAAAGATTTCAAAGAAGAAAAAAAGTTTGAAGGATACACAACAAAAGGTATAATAAACGAAAAAGAAGTTATTCTGCTAAAACCAAAAACCTTAATGAACAACTCTGGCGTTGCCGTGAAAGAAATTGCCAATTTTTATAAAATTTTGCCAGAAGACATAATTGTTTTGCACGACGACAGCGATATAGAATTTGGCAAAGTAAAAATCAGCAAAGGAAAGTCAAGCGGAGGCCACAAAGGAGTTGAATCAATTATACAAAAATTTGGAACAAAAGATTTCACAAGAATAAGAATTGGCGTGAGGAGCGAGAAAGAAAAGGGCAAAAAAGCAGAAGAATTTGTTTTAAAAAACTTCAGCGCACAAGAACTTAAAAAATTAAAAACAATAATAAAAGAGATAATAAAAGAAGTAGAAAAAATAATTTGA
- the sipT gene encoding Signal peptidase I T, with protein MKSAIKEYIKIGLLVLLIVVPIRYFIFQPFLVQGSSMEPNFESGDYLIVDEISYRFSDPKRGDVIIFNSPVQPVKYIKRVIGLPGETVKIENGKVYIKKQGNNEFKLLQEPYTDIFTEGRVEITLKEGEYFVMGDNRFASYDSRSWGVLKRNKIIGRVLIRLWPISKIDIIENPFNK; from the coding sequence ATGAAAAGCGCAATTAAAGAATATATAAAAATAGGACTGCTGGTTTTGCTTATAGTTGTGCCTATAAGATATTTTATATTCCAGCCGTTTTTAGTGCAAGGAAGCTCAATGGAACCGAATTTTGAAAGCGGTGATTATTTAATAGTTGATGAGATCTCTTATAGGTTTAGCGATCCAAAAAGGGGAGATGTTATTATTTTTAATTCTCCTGTGCAGCCTGTGAAATATATTAAGAGGGTGATTGGTTTACCAGGAGAAACAGTCAAAATAGAAAATGGAAAAGTTTATATTAAAAAACAAGGAAACAATGAGTTTAAATTGTTGCAAGAGCCATATACTGACATATTTACAGAGGGAAGAGTCGAGATAACCCTTAAAGAAGGAGAGTACTTTGTAATGGGAGATAACAGATTTGCTTCTTATGATTCAAGAAGTTGGGGAGTTTTAAAAAGGAATAAAATAATCGGAAGGGTTTTAATAAGGTTGTGGCCCATAAGCAAGATTGATATAATTGAAAATCCTTTTAATAAATAA
- the hisS gene encoding Histidine--tRNA ligase, protein MPKIKYQRVTGMKDILPVDFVYYDKILSTIKQICDFYSFNRIETPILERIELFERGIGVSSDIVEKQMFSLKTRDEKDTLVLRPEGTAGVARAYFENGLQELPHPLKLWYFGPFFRYERPQKGRYRQFYQFGIEIIGEENYILDVYVMHIFKILLEELGIKNLVFEVNSIGNGNCRPYYKKSLLSYLRKNQNKLCSTCRKRLKVNPFRILDCKEEKCKRVCSQAPQIVDFLCDECKNHFKKVVEVLDTLQFPYTINPFLARGLDYYNRTVFEIIPVSFEEYQKDKDNFTKKDSIGGGGRYDDLLYLIGREEIPAVGGALGIERIIDVLKDNKVEIKEEYKPDIFFVQIGDLPKKKSFAILEELRKHKINCAESIGKDSLKGQLRIADKLGVKYVIIYGQKEAFENVVVLRDMKTGSQTIVSLQDLVKEIKARLKNK, encoded by the coding sequence ATGCCAAAAATAAAATATCAAAGAGTAACAGGAATGAAAGACATTTTGCCAGTAGACTTTGTTTATTATGATAAAATTTTGTCTACAATAAAACAGATTTGCGATTTTTATTCTTTTAATAGAATAGAAACTCCGATATTAGAGAGAATAGAACTTTTTGAAAGAGGCATTGGAGTTTCAAGCGATATAGTTGAAAAGCAGATGTTCTCTCTTAAAACAAGAGATGAAAAAGATACTTTAGTTTTAAGACCAGAAGGGACTGCTGGTGTTGCAAGGGCTTATTTTGAGAATGGTTTGCAAGAACTTCCACATCCTTTAAAACTTTGGTACTTTGGGCCATTTTTTAGATACGAAAGACCGCAAAAAGGAAGATACAGACAGTTTTATCAATTTGGCATTGAAATAATAGGAGAAGAAAATTATATATTAGATGTTTATGTTATGCATATTTTTAAAATTTTGCTTGAAGAGTTGGGAATTAAAAATCTTGTTTTTGAAGTTAACAGCATTGGCAATGGCAACTGCAGGCCGTATTATAAAAAATCACTTTTGAGTTATTTGAGAAAGAACCAAAATAAACTTTGCTCTACCTGCAGAAAAAGACTTAAGGTGAATCCGTTTAGGATATTGGACTGCAAAGAAGAAAAATGTAAAAGGGTTTGCTCTCAAGCGCCTCAAATCGTTGACTTTTTGTGTGATGAATGTAAAAACCATTTCAAAAAAGTTGTAGAGGTTTTAGACACATTGCAATTTCCTTACACAATAAATCCGTTTTTAGCAAGAGGGCTTGATTATTATAACAGAACAGTTTTTGAAATTATTCCTGTCTCGTTTGAGGAGTATCAAAAAGACAAAGATAACTTTACGAAAAAAGATTCAATAGGCGGCGGAGGAAGGTATGATGACTTGCTTTATTTAATAGGAAGGGAGGAGATACCGGCTGTTGGTGGCGCTTTGGGAATAGAAAGAATAATAGATGTTTTGAAAGATAATAAAGTGGAGATAAAAGAAGAGTACAAGCCAGACATATTTTTTGTTCAGATAGGAGATCTGCCAAAGAAAAAATCTTTTGCTATTTTAGAGGAACTTAGAAAACACAAAATTAATTGCGCTGAAAGCATTGGCAAGGATTCTTTAAAAGGGCAGTTGAGGATTGCTGATAAATTAGGGGTAAAATATGTTATTATTTACGGACAAAAAGAGGCATTTGAAAACGTTGTTGTTTTAAGAGATATGAAAACAGGATCGCAAACAATTGTAAGTTTGCAAGATTTAGTCAAAGAAATAAAAGCGAGATTAAAAAATAAATAA
- a CDS encoding Purine nucleoside phosphoramidase has protein sequence MEDCIFCKIANKEINSEIVYEDDDFVVFKDIKPKAPFHVLIVPKKHIKWLNDLDENDLELAGKMLLLAVKIAKENKVENAYQVKVHVGEKGGQEIFHLHMHIFGWPE, from the coding sequence ATGGAAGATTGTATTTTTTGCAAAATAGCAAACAAAGAAATAAATTCAGAAATTGTTTATGAGGACGATGATTTTGTTGTTTTCAAAGACATAAAACCAAAGGCGCCATTTCATGTTTTAATAGTGCCGAAAAAGCATATAAAGTGGCTGAATGATTTGGATGAGAATGATTTGGAGTTGGCAGGTAAAATGTTGTTGCTGGCAGTTAAAATAGCAAAAGAAAATAAAGTTGAAAACGCTTATCAGGTGAAGGTTCATGTTGGTGAGAAAGGAGGACAGGAGATATTTCATTTACATATGCATATTTTTGGTTGGCCGGAATAA
- the rpsU gene encoding 30S ribosomal protein S21 → MALIVLKKSGETNQSLVFRFRKAVQKAGILLEARKQMYHDRKPNERVIKERALRRIQKQKEYERLKKLGKI, encoded by the coding sequence ATGGCTTTAATAGTTTTAAAGAAAAGCGGAGAAACAAATCAAAGTTTGGTTTTTAGATTTAGAAAGGCTGTGCAAAAAGCGGGTATTTTGCTTGAGGCAAGAAAGCAAATGTATCACGACAGAAAACCAAACGAAAGAGTTATTAAAGAAAGGGCTTTAAGAAGAATCCAAAAACAAAAAGAATACGAAAGATTAAAGAAACTTGGAAAGATATAA